The DNA window atagtgctgctatgaacattggggtgcatgtgtctttttgaatagAGTTCTTCtcatttctggatatatgcccaggagcgggattgctggatcatgcggtaactctatttttagttttttgaggaacctccatactgttctccatagtggctgccccaatttacattcccaccaacagtgcaagagggttcccttttctccataccttctccagcatttattgtttatagactttttaatgatggccattctgattggtgtgaggtgatacctcactgtagttttgatttgcatttctctaataattagtgatgttgagcatcttttcacgctcctgttggccatgtgtatgtcttctttggagaagtatctagttaagtcttctgcccattttttgattgagttctttggtttttttgatattgaattgatgagctgttcgtatatattttttttaaattatttatttatttattattattttttgactgtgttgggtcttcattcctgcacgcgggctttctctagttgcagcgagcggcagctactcttcgttgtggtgcgcagacttctcattgcggtggcttctcttgttgcggagcatgggctctaggtgcatgggcttcagtagttgtggctctcaggctctagagcacaggcttggtagttgtggcacgtgggattagttgctgtggcatgtggcatcttcccagggcagggctcgaacccatgtcccctgcattagcaggtggtttcttaaccactgtgccaccaaggaagtccctatatttttgaaattaagcctttgtcagtcttatgatttgcaaatattttctcccagttcataggctgtcttttcatgttgtttatggtttcctttgctgtgcaaaagcttataagtttgatgaggtcccacttgtttatttttgctttcatttcttttgccttgggagactgaccttagaaaatattgctatgatttatgtcagagggttttttgcctatgttctcttctaggagttttatggtgtcatgtcctatatttaagtctttaagcctttttgagtttatttttgtgtagggtgtgaCGGTGTGtcctaacttcactgatttatatGCAGCCGTACAGCTTTCCCAGCACTGCTTgccaaagagactgtcttttctccattatatagtcttgcctcctttgtagaAGATTAACTGAcctaggtatgtgggtttatttctgggctctctattaaCAGCACTTTTCTTCTGTCCCACACTTTCAGAGCTAGTCCCTCCTCAGTACATTCCCCTCTGATGGCACTTTTCACCCTGATGACTTGCTTAAGTATCTGTCTGCCCAACTATACTGTGACCCTCTTTGGACAGACAGTCATTCATCTTTCTATCTGCAGTACTTAGGTCTGATACATTGTAGGACTACAATTAAAGTTTGTTAAGTCAAGATATTTTGTTTCAATGGATCAAAATTTCTGTTCATGTCACCGAGTCTTACCACATAgatatatttctacttttaaaatacaatctcATACTCCTTATTGTCCTTTTCCCCATAATTCCTAATGTCCACAATAAAATGTCAGCAATATTATAAAGGCCCAACATCAGTTTAATCAATATCAAGATTGAAAAAGTCATTCAGCAAAGAATTCCCTACAAGGATTCAGGCAGTTGGAGTGAGTGGGAACTAAATGGAAAATCAACTCAGCAAAGATTAAAATTTACCCCCACTGAAGTTGATAGCCATaatctgaaatgttttattaaaccAATCTTctagacattttaaattataacacTGGAATTTTTAATGCAGGGAAACTCTTCTTATGACAGTATAATGGTagatatatatcattatacatctgtcaaaacccaaagaatgtacaccaccaaaaGTGAACCTCAATGTAAACGAAGGACTTTGGATAATAATGACATGTCAGTGTAGGTCCATCATTGATtgtgtaacaaatataccacactgATTCGAGATGTTGATGGTAGGGAAGGCTGTGGAGGTGGAGGGAGTATGTGGGAACTCTGCACTTTCAGCTCCATTTTGCTGTAgagctctaaaaataaagtactaattttttaaaaaagaacatgaagACCATATGAAGTATTCCTTTCCTTAGCACTGCAATCTGGTTACTTAAACACAGtttcacagggcttccctggtggcacagaggttaagaatccacctgccaatgcaggggacacaggttcgagtcctggtccgggaagatcccacatgccgcggagcaactaagccccgtgcgccacaactactgagcctgcgctctagagcccgtgagccagaactactgagcccacatgccacaactactgagcccacgtgccacaactactgaagcccacgcacccagagcccgtgctcctcaacaagagaagccaccgcaatgagaagcccgcgcaccgcaacggagagtagcccccgctcgccgcaactagagaaagcccgcacgcagcaacgaagacccaatgcagccaaaaataaattaaaataaaataaatttattttaaaaaaaaaacacaatttcacAGAAGAAATGTACAAACAAGAGTATGTTTGTAAGAGCCACTATTTATTCTATTGGCTTTTGTCAAGTCCTCTACAATTTCAACCAAAGCCATTGCTTCAGTAAAGATACTATTTGATCACTTgtcttttcttaatgattttcaCAGAAAGGAACCAGACAGTGACACTCCGTGTGATTGATAGGAAACTCCCGTGCCCTTCCATGGACTTATCAGCCTTACTGCTACAGCTTCTCCAGATTTGCCCAGCTCTGGTACATACAGGCTTTGCAGGTGCTTCCAAGCAGCCTTTGTGCCACTGAGGTGGCTTCAACAGCCAACTGTGAATTTCAGATGGACCCCCTCTACCAGGAGCTTAATTCTCCATTTGGGCTTTGAAGCACACAGTTGTAATTGTTTGCAAATGCTTGAGCTTGAAAGTCTATACTGAGGTAGCAAAAGGTTGGAGGTTTAAGGAATTATTAATATGTAAgaggcaaatatttatttcattctcagaCCACAGCTTCCTAACGTGGTGTCAAGAGAACATTATTTCTGCCAACTATTTTCCCTACTTACTGAGAGTTCAGTTCTCAGAAATGTTAAGACACTGCTGCACATTCCACCCTCCTATTAGAGACTGACAAACGTGCACTAACATAGTCAAGGTTCTCAGAAGATCGGCACTGATCAATTATTCAACTTTAACccaacatttcccaaacttacGTGGCCCCAGGACTTTTGCTGCTGCTGGTGTCATAGTCCTTATCATACTTATTAACATCCAAAGGAACTACCGTTGCTGAAACATGCTTTGGAAATCATCAGTATATCTGGAGGGTAATAATAGTGGCCtttacaaataaactttaaatcatttttctctaaCATAACTTACCCACAATTATCCAGAGGAATGAGaggttattaaataaataaacatgagcAATGCTGAAGATTTCAACTGAAAAGTAAGTATGGACTGAACCAcaagaaacacacaaacaaatgCCTTTATTCGTCCGTCTCTGAACCCCATCATTTTTGTCTGGGTAACTTCCAAAGTGGCCAACTTATCTCACTAGTTCTCTTCCTAAATGTATCACATTACCTTTCGAACATCAACTGATGCTTACTACATACAGCATAATATTTGTGCATGCCTGTGTagtaagtacattttaaaatataaatgtgattccttcaaatattttttatactgaAGATAGAACTAAGACAGGAAAATTCCCTTTTGTTAGGTTTACCTAATCCCTTCAGAAGCTTCTCTGAGtaaaatttgttttgtcttttcaggGGTAAAAACCAACAGAGGTTTAAATTAAACTGGACACTCTATAAATAAACCACATTCTATACACAAACTCCGTACGAGCTTATATTGCACTAGCCCCTCTACCCTGATCAGTGATTAGTCATCTATTTccttgggtttttattttaattcttaattttaattaaagctAGACTATATCTCTCCAGAGATACTACCGAAATTTGGAAGATCGTCACCTAAGGAGTATACTATTGGCCTGGccaaatatattcttatttttaccaTGAGTAGTTTTTCTCCTGATACTGTGTAATTCTTTTGTATCAGTGTATTTACATATTATGTCATATTTTTGTGTTAACTATACTTTTATgtgtttatagttttgtttttaattttactttattccttTCCTAAGCGGTAATATACAAAAAACCCCAGTTTGATACATTAGttatatttctaataaatattaaaattcatgcACCCCTTAAAATCATCTTGTATATCACCAGCAGCGTGTTTAGCACACACCCTGGAAAACAGTAACATGAAAATTTCTTGCCATGGAAATAAGGGATGAGGTTTGGAGTAGGGAAAAGTTAAGATAACTTCTCATGACTCTCCTTCCTACCAGATGTGTGCACTGCacgaataaaaaaaaaaaaagtgtttacttTACATtgctttctgaaagaaaaataaaaccctttttaaaatactgtaatcAAATGAATTTTATAGTCAAGGACTATCCAAAGCCCTGAGGGGACCCATCTCTAGTCTGTGTGATACAATAAATCCACCAAATGAAACATTTCATTGAAATATGCAGTTTTTATGAAGAAACAAGCACCCCCTAGAACCAAAGACTGATCCTGCTGAGGCTTCAGAGAcatgtgatatatgtgtgtgcaccTCTGTAggtctaattttctttctttctatataatCAAGTGACCTAGTCTCATTTGGTTAAGTTTCAACCACAAAACATCACtgtgcgctttttttttttttttttcaagatacaCGTCACAACACACCAAGAAAGGGGGAACTTCCAGTGTCTGTGGTAACATCACTTGATAAACAGACTCGTCTGAACGGCAAGGGCCTGTCAGCCGTCACTATATAAGGCAGCAGAGACGTGGACGAGCAGACACTTGCCTTCTGAGGGCCCTGCGAGCAGCAGCTATCTCCACGCCAAGGTTAGACAAAATGCCAGGCGTGTTCCTCTCTGCTAATCCACAGGAACTGAAAGGAACGGATCATTCGCTTCTAGACGACAAAACGCAAAAAAGGAGGCCAAAGACTTTGTAAGTTCATTAACTGTGCAAATTTGGACTTAGATGATCCTTAATGGCAGAACAATtgccaatgaatgaatggaagaaaatacgaGCCTTTAGTTTACCTAGATCAGGGCAATGACCCGCTGTGAGTTACAAGTATATTCAgttgtatttaaaaatgaatcatgACAGGGCATTAAATGAGGTGGGGATTTTTCCAGACTTTGGCTCATTAAAAATTGGCTCAGTCTTAATATAGCAATATGTTGTATCAGCTATTTTTATTATGGCCTTATTCCTTGGAGAAATTTGCTtcatgctcttttctttttacaaataaacTGTATTCTTCTgaagaaatatcaatatttactttTGTGTCTTTTGTAGTGGAATGGATGTGAAAGCATACCTGAGATCTATGATCCCACATCTGGAATCTGGAATGAAACCTTCCAAGTCCAAGGACCTGTATGTACACTAATACATGGAACTATCACTATATAAGCAGCCTGTGCATTAGCTCTGTATTCTAGCAAGGCAGTAATACTACACATAAtggacttcatttcttttaagtaaCAAGCCTAATAAGATTAAGCTGCATTAGTACCaatgtaaattaaatacaaatgtgCATGCATATATTTGCTACTTATTATACTGTTGGAGTACATTTggattttttcacattttattggcAGATATTTTCGTAACGATAGTAATTCTAAgcaaacttttgttttcttatagataaattttaataaaatttattagaaGTAGAGTCTTAGTTTGTGAAGTTATCAAAATGCAGCAGCCATTCTGATTTCATTTGCGCTTACACgcaaaaaaatactaatttatgTAAACGTCGTCCCCTGTAGACTCTCTGCTGATGAAGTGAAGCAGTGGTCTGAATCTCTGGAAAAACTTCTTGCCAACCAAAGTAAGTATAGATTAACTATTGAATGTTTCTGGGTTTATCTCAGTATGCTAACAGATGGAATGGCTTCATTAAAATATAGTATTCTGGACGGGAGGGTGTGTGAAAAGTTGTACTCTAGCTGTTCTGTAGCACTGATAGCTTCAGCATATTATGCCTCATCGTGGCGTAATGTTGACTCGGCACTCAGTTCTGCTACTGTCCTTTAGAAAAATCTGCCAAGGCAACTAGCTGTTTCCATGGATCATTATAggagcaaaattttaaattatgctgGGGTTCTGaagtttaaagttttaaaaagtaaaccaaaCATCTCAACATGTGAACTGCTATTCTGAAAGCTACCTAAAGGATGTATTTTTATACCATTGGATGTAAGGAGTAGGATTCACTCAGTCAATTAATAACTTTTTCCATTCATACATGTGTTGTCACTCATTCAGCCCAGGCATTTATGTGCAGGCATTTTAGAAGCACCAGGGACTCAAGAGTAAAGACACAGTGCCTTGCTGCCTTGAAGGCAGTTGAGACACACAGCATAAAATTGCATTATATATAACATGACACGTTATAACACAGATATgataaaaagactttttaaacacACAGTCTCACGGGGAGTTTCTGATGAGAGCAGGGAAATGAGATCAGCTTGTCCTAGCCCTCATCATGGGCACTGGGATCCTGCTGGGATTAGGACCTCGCTCAGCGGCATAGATGGGCAGCTTGTCCCTATCCGGGGTGAGCTGATCCCCTTCTCCCCCCCAAACACCCTACAGAGCCTCACGCGGGGATCAAGTAGTTCAACCTGGTTCATCTGCTTGTTATCTGACTTAGGTTATGATTCAGCCAAACAATGCTGTAGAAATGGCCCACTGAAAAGCCTCAATAACACTAGTAAATCCAAGCAGTACAGAGCACATAGGTAATATACAGGCCTCACATCTTTTGACTTATATGAGTTGGATAGAGAAATTATATTTGTTAATGATTAACATGCTGTTCATGCCTTCTGTCAATATTTGATTCCCTAAAATACTCTGCACTCTGGCTAAGCTGGTAGCGTAAGAAAAGAGATTGTTCTGTAACCTGCAGAGCAGAATTGTAACAGCAGGCGGAAGTGAAGCAGCCTCTCACCCACCACTAAGCAGCTGTGTACCTGTGACAAGCGTGTCTGACCCCAGACAGACTATAAACGAAGGGGTCCCTAAGGCCTTCCCATCTCTACAAACGGTGACACAGCCATTTCAGCAGCTCCCACCTCTTCCCTTTGTACACAGGGAATATGCCACAGTACTCTTCTTGTAAATTTCTTCAAGTTATTCATTTATTGGCTCAATTAATTTATCTCACCCCTCACCCTTTCTTTTTAGCTGGTCAAGACATCTTTGGGAATTTCCTAAAGTCTGAGTTCAGTGAAGAGAATATTGAATTCTGGCTGGCTTGTGAAGACTATAAAAAAACAGAGTCTGATCTTCTGCATTGCAAAGCGGAGAAAATCTATAAAGCATTTGTGCAGTCAGATGCTGCCAAACAAGTGAGTATTTAGTTCATTACCATCAGTTTATATGTAAAGAAACTTAGATATAGAATAAGATTCAACAAACTAGCAAGATGAAATCCTTTTTGAGTATTATGATTTTCACTGCTATATATTTAAGTGTATTCATATAGTTCAGTGCAATGATAATCtaattttctacatttgtgaaaAGATTGGATGAAAGATTGATTTTGTAAAACAAGCTAATGTGATGGGGTGGGGTAAGGAGTACTGGTGATACTGACCAGAACCGCATGTCAGGGGGTCCTTAATGAGCTAGCTCGTTTTGGATTAGGATAAAGTAGAGATTAGTGTAATACATGGATTGCAGCAGCAGAAATATTTCCAGTTAGTAGTAATGCCCACTTCCAGTTAAATATTCCTGGTTCAAGCAGCAAACATTCTGCACAAAGTGTCCTCTCCTCCTGTAAATCTTAAATGCGCACATCACTTTTTTTGATGCACGTATCACCttatacagatatttaaaaaataatgtctgcCTCTTTTGCACCTCCCAAAGATATTATGAGCTAACTTGGAGCAAAgatatttctgcttttttgtgctatttctttttaactcttcCACACCTAGGATAAGGTATGTTTAGAATAGGCATTCAAGAGATATTTGAGCTGACTTAAATGAGGGTTTAAAGCCACTGTCTTGAGGTGCTTCAAAAACAACAGTGACATCAAAAAATATGCAATAAATTGGCAGTGCATATGAACTGATGAGGATTTCTTTTTAGATCAATATTGACTTTCACACTCGAGAATCTACAGCCAAGAAGATTAAAGCACCAACACCCACGTGTTTTGATGAAGCCCAAAAAATCATATATACTCTTATGGAAAAGGACTCCTATCCCAGGTTCCTCAAATCAAATATATACTTAAATCTTCTGAATGACCTTCAGGCTAATAGTCTAAAGTGACTGGTGCCAGCTGGAGGGAATTAAAGATGGTATCAAGTACAGAAGGAATGTACCAGGATGGCTCCCTGGGGGAACACCTTGGCCTTTTTGGATGACTCACAGATCCAGGGGAAGAACCCATGACTCAGGACAGATTAACATGGAAGTTATCCAGGCTCAGGGCTGAAGAAGCGTGAGATGAAAATTTAGCGATGGTAGAAGGAAGGAGATACTGTGGTACTGTCATAAAATACAGTGGACCTACGTATTAGAACATCCCTCAGAACTGAGAAGGCCGGGTAATGCTTGCTACGCAGAAACTGTGAATAAGGGTTTTGAAACTGGTGAAAACATGCTATAAGCTTCAAGGTCTGACATAAACTGACATTTATGCTGCATATTGTTATACAGAGATTGTATTGAGCTGCTGAAATCTCTTTTACTTGGATGACTATTTGAGAAGTATGTGTTTCAAGATCACCATTTCTGTTATTGACACAAAGTTTTTCagtgttggtttgtttgtttgagtgTTTTGGGACTGAAAGAGATGAAGAGGAGAACAATGTATTTAACTTAAGCTATTGCCTTAAAGTTGGGAAGtcagaatatatttgtaaattaaattatCACAGTGTCAATAATAAATGTGAGTTTTGTCTTAAAAACATAGAAGCAatttctgtttacatttccttGCCATCTTTAAAAACtggcatttatttttcagatttaacaaaaatttaagcaAGGGTCTTCTACTTTCTATCACCTCTTCAACATCTAAAACTATCATCCAGTTCatcttatattttatgtattatgtgtATGTATTGGACAGAATTCATTAGTTTTCTCTCTGCTATCACAATGTATAAAGATCAAACAAATATAATATGCTCTCATATAGTCAAGCTTCAAACTGATGAGAAATTGAAGAGGTCTTTTAAAGAGggatagaaattttatttcaagaagtCATCTAATTAACAACTGATAATTTATTGtgatttaaagtttataaaagccagatgtattttctcatttaatgttcATAGCAATCCTATGAAAGCTGAGACTAGTAAGATTAAATCACTACTTCCCAAATTTAGCTATCAAAACTACCtagaatgttaaaaaacaaaacaccaattTTGGGGCCCTATCCCAGACTGACTGAATCAGAATCCCCAAGGGATAGAGTATGAGAATCtatattttaagaggaaattcCAGGCGATTCTGAAGATGCCCTGGTTATCCAGGGTTGGGAATCCTGGGATTAAGAGACAGTCCCACTGCCAGGGATTACACATAAATTTTCTCACCACACAATTTGTACTCCCTCTACTGTGCAACACTGCCCCCCAATGACCAGAAGACATTTCCTAAATCCTCAGGTCTTCAACAGTCCTAGGCGTTACCTAAGCAGGAACATAAGACTGCTCTGGAGGAACATCACAGAAGGATAATCAAGACGATGCATATTCCAGCATAGCCTATATAGCTGTATCTTCCCATGCTCCCGTGTCCcatatattattaataatcagCCATCACAGTGTAATACTCTGGATATCCTCAGTACAGGCTTGCCTGTCATCAGGCACACAGCAATGACATGGGGCAATATGTAGATAGGTTTAAAAAGTACTATTCTTGAATTTCCATGGGACAAAGTCCAAATTGTCGCTACCATAAGCTTAATTCTATGATTTAGCGGGTCAAAATATTATAAGAGGCTTAGGAAGGGAATCCAGTttaatcaccatcatcattatcattgttCTCTCCCTTAATCATGCCATCACCAAATTCCCTCAGTCCTCCTTCTACAATTAATGTGTGCAGTTGGTATGTCACTTGCTCTTTTTCTGCTCCCCCTGCACTAGCGTAGTCTCTCATTGATTGCTCATTCATgcaacttgttttctttctttccagcctCTTCTCTTCAATCCATCTTCAATCCATCCTCTAAATAGCCGCAAACATCACCTTCTGAGACACAGATTTGGCCCTGTCATTTCCCATGACATACAACATAAAGTTCAAATTTCCCTTTCTGGAATTCAAAATACTCCCAGTGAGACCTTCAGGGTATAATTTGTCTTACTCCCCTCTAGGTATCCTTCCTACCTTGACATCACTCTGGATCAACTGCCTTTTCTTGAAGGAGTCCTGGTCTTCACTACCCTTTGGTTAATCTACTATCTCTCTAAAATGCCTTTTCCTACCTCCTTCCAATTTTCAAAGTCCAACCAATTCTTCAAGGCCCAGGTAGAATTACTCTTCTATAAAGGCTTTCTAACACCTTACACCGCTATGTAGTTATTTTCAAGGAAAACCGAAGGGGAACCAAGTCCATATAAACACAAGACACTCTGCTCCTATTTCTAGCACCACTGTCACATTAAATAGTCCAGGCCCTTCAAACAGTGAGGCAGTAGAAGTGCAACTGTCTAACACACACACTGGTCATAAAATGAATGCTTCTGTCTTTGTCTTGATAAGATGCCATGTTAAAAAGccaaccaggggcttccctggtggcgcagtgattaagaacccacctgccgacacaggggacacaggctagagccctgatccgggaagatcccacatgccggggagcaattaagcctgtgtgccacaactactgagcctgtgctctagagcctgtgagccacaactactgaagcccgcaagccacaactactgaagcctgcgtgcctagaacctgtgctccgcaacaagagaagccatcgcaatgagaagcccgcgcaccgcaacgaagagtagcccccactcgttgcaactagagaaagcccacgtgcagcaacgaagacccaacacagccaaaaataaataaataaaatctattttttaaaaaaagccatccAATTTTTGGACAGATGGTCAAAACAAACATCTAAGACATCTCTtcgttttcaaaatgaaaaaaataaattgtcacCATGGCTGCATAGATTCAAGATATTGCAAAAAActtgaaaagataaatttcttTTCATTGGCATTGTTTCCTATGGTGTGGATGTTTTATTAGATCATTTACAGAAATATGATTAGCTCTACTGTTTAGAGAAATCTGGTCCAACTGCTCCATCTAAGATTCTCAGCTCATATGCTATGTTCTGTTGTGATACTAAAGCAGTGGCAATCAacaatatgtataatttaaaactaattcatttaaaaactaaaaataaatttactttgcTCAGATGTATTTTATACTATTtctaatataatatgtatattgtaGAAAAGTAGGAATCCGTGAAGGTAGAAATTAGACCCCCTGGTGTCTAATAAAAAGTACATATTTACACATTTAGCTCATGTGGGACAAACTAAATTTCAAGTGTCTTTCAtgctgtgtgcaaacacaggctGTATTATATTAGGAGGAATCTTTGATGATTTATTATCgtaaaaagaaattctgaaatacGTGAAGGGAAAATAGAGTAAATGGTGATTTAAACTACCATAGATATAAATAATTGCTATTATACACAGAATTGTAGAACTTCCTCAAGACCGCATAAAACCCAATCtatagaacaaaaaaaatactCATCAACTGCAGAAATACCACCATCTGTTTTGTTGAGACCAGTATCTTAAaagtgttactgaaccaaacttggatcCGTGCACCCAATGCACAACAAAGCCAATCTaatgacaccaggttgtggtgaaggaaagtacagcgttTACTGCAAGGCACCCAACATGGGGCCAAACAAGGAGaacaggaagctgaggctcacaaGACCCAAACTGcccagtggctttcagggaagggtttttaaagtcAGTGTTAGGAGTGAGGATTGTAGGGTGTCTGATCAGCTCATGgacgttcttctgattggttgatggtgaggtaattgggagttaacatcatcaaccttctggttccaaccagtcttgggtctacatgcttgtggtcagcagGCACATAACTTCTTCTACCTGGTGGGGGTGTCAGTATCTGCAAAACGACTGAAGGATATGACTCAGGGTactatctatagcccttgaggaggaactaaaggtccttgactctTTAGTTTACAGCTAAACTACTATTATTTtatcttgcttgactgttttcctttgtttctgtattttctcacttctctgattaaatttgctctttggaactaagggaaggcctaggaggctaaagcttttctacaaacaagaggctgAGGACACTGGGGAGAAGTGGGGGTCTGCCTTGGGAAGGCCCTGCAAGGTCCTGCTCAGTTTGAGAAGCTAAAAATGTATCATTCTAACGGCAAAATTTTGTGTCTTACTCTGCGCCTAACCTAAATGAAACTTTTCTACAAGTAAGTCCATGGCAAAATATAGTACCTTCTATGGAtgtttctatataaatatttgacTGGGTATTTACCTCCTGGTGGCTCCTTTCACTTGAATTTGAAAACAGACCAAAGGGAaatgaaagggaaggagggagggaggaaggaaggcagagagagagagagagagagaagggaaacaaattgGCTGAGTGTCTTAAATGTTTGTATTACCTTATGTCTCATTTGAAAACCTGAGTGCCCCGAAATGTCACACttatattttatcttctcaaattgAAATTTTAAGCCAAAAGGGATTGTGCTATAGTTTAGAATTGTCTACATTACTTTGAAACTCCCATAATTGATGGAAGATTAGGCTAGGAA is part of the Balaenoptera musculus isolate JJ_BM4_2016_0621 chromosome 1, mBalMus1.pri.v3, whole genome shotgun sequence genome and encodes:
- the RGS1 gene encoding regulator of G-protein signaling 1: MPGVFLSANPQELKGTDHSLLDDKTQKRRPKTFGMDVKAYLRSMIPHLESGMKPSKSKDLLSADEVKQWSESLEKLLANQTGQDIFGNFLKSEFSEENIEFWLACEDYKKTESDLLHCKAEKIYKAFVQSDAAKQINIDFHTRESTAKKIKAPTPTCFDEAQKIIYTLMEKDSYPRFLKSNIYLNLLNDLQANSLK